One genomic region from Burkholderia latens encodes:
- the phoB gene encoding phosphate regulon transcriptional regulator PhoB, with the protein MPSNILVVEDEPAISELISVNLQHAGHCPIRAYNAEQAQNLISDVLPDLVLLDWMLPGKSGIAFARDLRNNERTKHIPIIMLTARGDEQDKVLGLEIGADDYVTKPFSPKELMARIKAVLRRRAPQLTEDVVSINGLRLDPATHRVAAHGDGSEIKLDLGPTEFRLLHFFMTHPERVHSRTQLLDQVWGDHVFVEERTVDVHIKRLRAALKPAGCDAMIETVRGSGYRLAKHA; encoded by the coding sequence ATGCCCAGCAACATTCTCGTCGTTGAAGATGAGCCCGCGATTTCCGAACTGATCTCGGTGAATCTCCAGCATGCCGGCCACTGCCCGATCCGCGCGTACAACGCGGAGCAGGCGCAGAACCTGATCAGCGATGTGCTGCCCGATCTCGTGCTGCTCGACTGGATGCTGCCGGGCAAGTCCGGTATTGCGTTCGCGCGCGACCTGCGCAACAACGAACGGACCAAACACATCCCGATCATCATGCTGACCGCCCGCGGCGACGAGCAGGACAAGGTGCTCGGCCTCGAGATCGGCGCGGACGACTACGTGACGAAGCCGTTCTCGCCGAAGGAGCTGATGGCCCGCATCAAGGCGGTGCTGCGCCGCCGCGCGCCGCAGCTGACCGAGGACGTCGTGTCGATCAACGGGCTGCGCCTCGATCCGGCTACGCACCGCGTCGCCGCGCACGGCGACGGCAGCGAGATCAAGCTCGATCTCGGCCCCACCGAGTTCCGCCTGCTGCATTTCTTCATGACGCATCCGGAGCGCGTGCACAGTCGCACGCAACTGCTCGACCAGGTGTGGGGCGATCACGTGTTCGTCGAAGAGCGCACCGTGGACGTGCACATCAAACGATTGCGCGCGGCCTTGAAACCGGCCG
- the pstB gene encoding phosphate ABC transporter ATP-binding protein PstB, with the protein MNMAESHLNPVERTVAPAGTQDAANGRPLAPLNAKIEVNNLNFFYNKFHALKNINLRIPEGKVTAFIGPSGCGKSTLLRTFNKMFALYPEQRAEGEILMDGENLLTTKRDISLLRARIGMVFQKPTPFPMSIYDNIAFGVKMFEKLTRSEMDDRVEWALTKAALWNEVKDKLNQSGYGLSGGQQQRLCIARGIAIRPEVLLLDEPCSALDPISTGRIEELIAELKSDYTVVIVTHNMQQAARCSDFTAYMYLGELIEFGETEKIFIKPVRKETEDYITGRFG; encoded by the coding sequence ATGAATATGGCAGAAAGCCACCTGAATCCCGTCGAGCGCACCGTCGCGCCCGCCGGCACGCAAGACGCGGCAAACGGCCGTCCGCTGGCGCCGCTGAACGCGAAGATCGAGGTCAACAACCTCAACTTCTTCTACAACAAGTTTCACGCGCTGAAGAACATCAACCTGCGCATTCCCGAAGGGAAGGTGACGGCGTTCATCGGCCCGTCGGGCTGCGGCAAGTCGACGCTGCTGCGCACGTTCAACAAGATGTTCGCGCTCTATCCGGAGCAGCGCGCCGAAGGCGAAATCCTGATGGACGGCGAGAACCTGTTGACCACCAAGCGCGACATCTCGCTGCTGCGTGCGCGGATCGGCATGGTGTTCCAGAAGCCGACCCCGTTCCCGATGTCGATCTACGACAACATCGCGTTCGGCGTGAAGATGTTCGAGAAGCTCACGCGCTCGGAAATGGACGATCGCGTCGAATGGGCGCTGACGAAGGCCGCACTGTGGAACGAAGTGAAGGACAAGCTGAACCAGAGCGGCTACGGGCTGTCAGGCGGCCAGCAGCAGCGTCTGTGCATCGCACGCGGCATCGCGATCCGACCTGAAGTGCTGCTGCTCGACGAACCGTGCTCCGCGCTCGACCCGATCTCTACGGGCCGCATCGAAGAGCTGATCGCGGAGCTGAAGAGCGACTACACGGTCGTGATCGTCACGCACAACATGCAGCAGGCCGCGCGCTGCTCGGACTTCACGGCCTACATGTACCTGGGCGAGCTGATCGAATTCGGCGAAACCGAAAAGATCTTCATCAAGCCGGTGCGCAAGGAAACGGAAGACTACATCACCGGCCGCTTCGGCTGA
- the phoU gene encoding phosphate signaling complex protein PhoU: protein MSDKHLSSQFDADLNAVSSKVLEMGGLVESQIVGAMHALNEFDRETAEKVIAAEETLNAMEVEIDQECGNIIARRQPAARDLRLLMSISKTITNLERAGDEAEKIAKRVRRLIDEPAARAVNIAEIKVSGEMAVTILRRALDAFARLDTVAAAQIVKDDKEIDQEFRAFVRKLVSYMQEDPRTISVGLEYLFIAKAIERIGDHAKNIAEFIIYIVKGTDVRHQPRDTLDREANS from the coding sequence ATGTCGGATAAACATCTGTCGAGCCAGTTCGATGCGGACCTGAACGCCGTGTCGTCGAAAGTGCTGGAAATGGGCGGGCTGGTCGAGTCGCAGATCGTCGGCGCAATGCACGCGCTGAACGAATTCGACCGCGAGACGGCCGAGAAGGTGATCGCGGCCGAGGAAACGCTGAACGCGATGGAAGTCGAGATCGACCAGGAGTGCGGCAACATCATCGCGCGGAGGCAGCCGGCCGCGCGCGACCTGCGTCTTCTGATGTCGATTTCGAAAACGATTACGAACCTCGAGCGCGCCGGCGACGAAGCGGAGAAGATCGCGAAGCGCGTGCGCCGCCTGATCGACGAGCCGGCCGCACGCGCGGTCAATATCGCGGAGATCAAGGTGTCGGGCGAGATGGCCGTGACGATCCTGCGTCGCGCGCTCGACGCGTTCGCGCGCCTTGATACGGTTGCGGCCGCGCAGATCGTCAAGGACGACAAGGAAATCGACCAGGAATTCCGCGCGTTCGTGCGCAAGCTCGTGTCGTACATGCAGGAAGACCCGCGCACGATCTCGGTCGGCCTCGAGTACCTGTTCATCGCGAAGGCAATCGAGCGGATCGGCGACCACGCGAAGAACATCGCCGAATTCATCATCTACATCGTGAAGGGCACCGACGTGCGGCATCAGCCGCGCGACACGCTCGATCGCGAAGCCAACAGTTAA